A stretch of DNA from Halobacteriovorax sp. JY17:
AGAATTATTAGAAGTGATTAGTTCTATATAATTCCTTCGTCTTTTAAAAACTTCTTAATATGAGGAGCGGCCATCTCTGGCATGTGATGAGGAAGTTTGGTTGGACGATCATAGCTCACTTGATTTCTTTCACTCAGATAATCAACCATTATTTGTGTACCATCTTTTCCAACAACAGCGTCGTCAGCACCAGTTATAAAATGAACTCTTTTTCCTTCAAGTTCCAATTGTTCTTTGCGCTCCTTTATCCAAGGAAAAATCACATCGGGAGAAATCGCTGGAGAGACGAGTTGTCTCCTTACATTCAAAGTTGATTTATAAAAAGGCGTATCAAAAATATGCGTTACTCCCTTTGGTGGCATTCCAAGTCCAACACATAGGGACATGGTGTCGAGTCCTATAAAATCGTCGGACTCAAGAGCGAGAAGAGAGAGTAGAGCGCCTAGAGAGTGACCTCCTAGGATAACTCTCAGATTTTTGTAATCCTTATTAGTAGAAATATCTTTGAGTTTCTCATAGGCCTGTTTAAAGAGCTCTGGAGCATGCTTCTTATATTGTTCAAAGCTTTCAACTTCACTAAATGTTCCTAAATAATGACCTGGTTGGTCAAAAATCATTGCGGGAATACCTTCCTCGGCCAAGCGTGTGGCCCAGCTAAGAATACTCGATTTGTGAGAGGTGTATCCATGAGTAAAAATAGCGAGGGCCTTTGCTGGCCTGGTATTTTCATCAGGAAGAAAGATCATTGCGTTAAGTTCTTGATCTAAATAAGTTATTTTGGATTTAGTTATCTTTATTGTCATGGAATTAACATACTAAATTATTCAAATTAATTTAAGATTTAATTTGACGAAATAGCCACATTCCTTTATTTTTAATCTCACTCAAACGAATTTATGCCCTGATAGCTCAGTCGGTAGAGCAAAGGACTGAAAATCCTTGTGTCCGTGGTTCGAATCCGCGTCGGGGCACCATTTAAAAAGCTCTGTAGTTTTAACTAATTACAGGGCTTTTTTTATACTCTTTTTTCCCATTATCGAACTAAGCTCACTCATGTTATTTAAAATCAGTATGTTATAGGGAATTTAAGTCTTGTGTACAAGTTAGTTCTCAAAGTGGTGTACTTTTATGCCGACACGTGTTAATATAGGAGAAGGAGTATACCATGAAATCAGAAAGATGTTTATTTTATGTGAAGGAGCCAGTTGTTGTAGACGAGCTGGAAAGAATCCCTCAGCGACAGCGGTCGGAGAGGTTAAATGAACTACTGAAAAAGGCATTAGAAATGGAGAAAAAGGAAAAGATGCTTCTTGAATGTAATAAACAAGCAGCTAGTATGAGTCAGTCTGATTGGAATGAGCGTGAAAGTGATGGTCAGGTAATTGCCACAGGATTTCATAAGCAAGATGAAGACGATGATATTCCAGAAGGTTGGTTTTAGGGATGTTGCGGGGAGAAATCTGGTGGGGTGTTTACCCTAACGATAGATCAGGAAAGACCAGACCATTACTTATTGTGAGTAACGATGCAATCAATAAAAGTAATGGGCAAGATATTGTAGTAGTGAAGGTGACAAGCTTGATGAAGTCTGATGGAAGTCAGAGGTATGTAAATCAATACTATGATGTTATTGTTCAGTTGAAAAATCCAAGTGTTATACAAACTGCTGCAATATACACAACTTTAAAAAAAAATTTAAGAAGTCTTTTATCTACTATAACTTCAGTAGAGCTTAGCCAAGTTGACAGGGGATTGAAAAATTCTCTTGATCTGTAGGTGGATCAAGGACTTTTGAAATTTAATATAGCAGTTCGATAATCGCCCACTTCGGGGCACCATTCTTTTGAAGACGATAAAAAGCCACTTTTCGGAGTGGCTTTTTTTATTTTATCAAACAGTTACGTGGTTCGAGTGTTTCATTCTTTTTCATACCCCTAGGCGGGCATAAGAACTACATATCTAAGACTTTAATTTATCAATAATGTTTCTCTATACCGGTTTATTACTTGAGACATAGTGGGTTCAAGTGAATCTGGATGAATTACAAGTAAATCTCCAGAATTAACTTTTGAAAAGATATGGTCAACAGCATTTTCTGATTGGTTCGATATTTCTATTTGATCTTCATCAAAGCCAGCTTTAAGCAATCCTTGCTGCATGAGTTTTATGGTTTCTCCCGCTGGACGGCCGCGGGGATCAAAGTCAGTTAATACAATAAAGTCGTATAC
This window harbors:
- a CDS encoding alpha/beta fold hydrolase, whose amino-acid sequence is MTIKITKSKITYLDQELNAMIFLPDENTRPAKALAIFTHGYTSHKSSILSWATRLAEEGIPAMIFDQPGHYLGTFSEVESFEQYKKHAPELFKQAYEKLKDISTNKDYKNLRVILGGHSLGALLSLLALESDDFIGLDTMSLCVGLGMPPKGVTHIFDTPFYKSTLNVRRQLVSPAISPDVIFPWIKERKEQLELEGKRVHFITGADDAVVGKDGTQIMVDYLSERNQVSYDRPTKLPHHMPEMAAPHIKKFLKDEGII
- a CDS encoding type II toxin-antitoxin system PemK/MazF family toxin, whose protein sequence is MLRGEIWWGVYPNDRSGKTRPLLIVSNDAINKSNGQDIVVVKVTSLMKSDGSQRYVNQYYDVIVQLKNPSVIQTAAIYTTLKKNLRSLLSTITSVELSQVDRGLKNSLDL